Proteins encoded within one genomic window of Pedobacter africanus:
- the rpsI gene encoding 30S ribosomal protein S9: MSVTNTSGRRKTAVARIYLKEGNGAITVNGKDHKVYFPTLPLQYIVNQSFEVAELVGQYDVQVNVAGGGIKGQAEAVRLAIAKAIVELDAEKKSALRAKGLMTRDMRMVERKKPGRKKARKKFQFSKR, translated from the coding sequence ATGTCAGTTACAAATACTTCAGGAAGAAGAAAAACAGCTGTTGCACGTATCTATTTAAAAGAAGGCAACGGCGCAATTACCGTAAACGGTAAAGACCATAAAGTATATTTCCCAACATTGCCTTTGCAATATATCGTTAACCAATCGTTCGAAGTTGCTGAATTGGTTGGCCAGTACGATGTACAGGTAAATGTTGCCGGTGGAGGTATCAAAGGTCAGGCAGAAGCAGTTCGTTTGGCTATCGCCAAAGCTATTGTTGAATTAGACGCTGAGAAAAAATCAGCATTGCGCGCTAAAGGGTTAATGACCCGTGATATGCGTATGGTTGAACGTAAGAAACCAGGACGTAAGAAAGCACGTAAGAAATTCCAATTCAGTAAACGTTAA
- the nagA gene encoding N-acetylglucosamine-6-phosphate deacetylase, with amino-acid sequence MIAITNCKLFINGALHTDQSVLIEKGKITAISTAEIPEAYELMDAEGAYLCPSFIDLQIYGSGGPLFSAYPSVATLKQMDADLMAKGTTGFLACVATNSMEVMYESIAAAKAYWPERNGFLGLHLEGPFINPKRRGAHVEAFIHKAGMDEVKRLLDAADGTVRMMTLAAELQDDNVISYLLDNDVVLSLGHSDASFSEATTAYNKGFKTTTHLFNAMPPIHHRAPNLPVAVFNHPSAMASIIADGSHVDFEMVSISHRLMKDRLFLITDAVTECSIGPYQHQLLGDKFITPDGTLSGSNITMLQGVRNCVEHCHIALPDALKLASENPAKLMGLTQEIGFLSIGNRANLLLLSPELELKKVLVDGLCI; translated from the coding sequence ATGATTGCGATTACCAACTGTAAGCTTTTTATAAATGGCGCCTTGCATACCGATCAATCTGTTTTAATTGAAAAGGGGAAAATAACAGCAATTTCGACCGCAGAAATACCAGAAGCCTATGAGCTTATGGATGCGGAAGGAGCTTATCTGTGCCCTTCATTTATTGACCTTCAGATTTATGGTAGCGGTGGGCCGCTTTTTTCCGCCTATCCTTCGGTGGCCACCCTGAAACAGATGGATGCTGATCTGATGGCCAAAGGAACTACAGGCTTCCTGGCCTGCGTCGCTACCAATAGCATGGAGGTGATGTATGAAAGTATAGCCGCGGCTAAAGCTTACTGGCCAGAGCGTAACGGCTTTTTAGGCCTGCACCTGGAAGGACCATTTATCAACCCCAAACGTAGAGGCGCACATGTAGAAGCTTTTATTCATAAGGCCGGAATGGATGAAGTAAAACGCCTGCTGGATGCGGCCGATGGTACGGTAAGGATGATGACCCTGGCCGCCGAGCTGCAGGACGACAACGTGATCAGCTATTTGCTGGACAATGATGTCGTCTTATCACTGGGCCATAGCGATGCCAGCTTTAGCGAAGCTACGACAGCTTACAACAAAGGATTTAAGACGACCACGCATTTATTTAATGCGATGCCTCCCATTCATCACAGGGCCCCTAATTTACCTGTCGCAGTATTTAACCATCCTTCGGCCATGGCCAGTATTATTGCGGATGGCAGTCATGTCGATTTTGAAATGGTCAGCATCAGTCACAGGTTAATGAAAGACCGGCTTTTTCTGATTACAGATGCGGTTACGGAATGTAGCATCGGACCATACCAGCATCAGCTTTTGGGCGATAAATTTATCACTCCTGATGGTACGCTTTCGGGCTCTAACATCACCATGCTACAGGGCGTTCGGAACTGTGTGGAACATTGTCATATTGCGCTGCCCGACGCTTTAAAACTGGCGTCCGAAAATCCTGCAAAATTAATGGGGTTGACTCAGGAAATAGGTTTTCTTAGCATTGGTAACCGTGCAAACCTGCTGTTGCTCAGTCCTGAACTGGAACTTAAAAAAGTTTTAGTAGATGGTTTATGCATTTAA
- the tsf gene encoding translation elongation factor Ts has product MSTVQISAADVNKLRQQTGAGMMDCKKALIETNGDFEAAVDYLRKKGAKVAASRQDRDSNEGVVIAKATADGKRGVVIELNCETDFVAKNADFVALGNKFADLAIDKNPASLEDLLALEVDGLKVADLIIENTGKIGEKIGISKFETVTGEKVVPYIHGNYRLGVLVALNQAGAGVEEAGKDVAMQIAAMNPVALDKGDVDATTIERETEIAKEQIRAEGKPEEMVEKIAAGKLNKFYKDSTLLNQEFVKDSSKDVRKFLNDVSNGLTVVAFKRVQLGA; this is encoded by the coding sequence ATGTCTACAGTACAAATTTCTGCAGCTGATGTAAACAAATTGCGCCAACAGACCGGAGCCGGTATGATGGACTGCAAAAAAGCACTAATTGAAACTAACGGTGATTTTGAAGCCGCAGTTGATTACTTACGTAAAAAGGGAGCTAAAGTAGCAGCTTCACGTCAGGACCGCGATTCTAATGAAGGTGTTGTAATTGCTAAAGCAACTGCTGATGGCAAACGTGGTGTGGTTATCGAGCTGAACTGCGAAACTGACTTCGTTGCAAAAAATGCTGATTTCGTAGCCCTGGGCAACAAATTTGCTGATCTGGCTATCGACAAGAACCCTGCTTCCCTGGAAGACCTGCTGGCTCTTGAAGTTGACGGATTGAAAGTAGCGGATCTGATCATTGAAAATACTGGTAAAATCGGTGAGAAAATCGGCATCTCTAAATTTGAGACCGTAACTGGCGAAAAAGTTGTTCCTTATATCCACGGTAACTACCGTTTAGGTGTATTGGTTGCTTTAAACCAGGCTGGTGCTGGTGTAGAAGAAGCCGGTAAAGACGTGGCAATGCAGATTGCTGCAATGAACCCTGTTGCTCTGGATAAAGGTGACGTAGATGCTACTACTATTGAGCGTGAAACTGAAATTGCAAAAGAGCAGATCCGCGCTGAAGGTAAGCCTGAAGAAATGGTAGAAAAAATTGCTGCTGGTAAATTGAATAAATTCTACAAAGACAGCACTTTATTAAACCAGGAATTTGTTAAAGATTCATCTAAAGATGTACGTAAATTCTTAAATGACGTATCAAACGGTTTAACTGTTGTTGCATTTAAGCGTGTACAATTAGGAGCTTAA
- the pyrH gene encoding UMP kinase: MKYKRILLKLSGESLMGEKQYGIDNEVVRQYAEDIKAVHDQGLEIAIVIGGGNIFRGLSAEKSGMDRAQADYMGMLATVINSMALQDALEKVGLKTRLLTAIKMEQICEPFIRRRAVRHLEKGRVVIFGAGTGNPYFTTDSAAALRAIEIKADVVLKGTRVDGIYTADPEKDPAATKYSEISFKEVYAKGLNVMDMTAFTLCEENDLPIIVFDMNKTGNFMKIANGDGIGTLVRS; this comes from the coding sequence ATGAAGTATAAACGGATCCTGCTAAAATTAAGCGGCGAATCGCTGATGGGCGAAAAACAATATGGTATTGATAATGAGGTAGTAAGGCAATATGCTGAAGACATTAAAGCTGTACACGACCAAGGACTTGAAATCGCAATTGTTATTGGAGGGGGAAACATTTTTAGGGGATTAAGTGCAGAGAAGTCGGGTATGGACCGTGCGCAGGCCGATTATATGGGGATGCTGGCCACAGTAATCAACAGCATGGCGCTGCAGGACGCGCTTGAAAAAGTTGGTTTAAAAACCAGGTTGCTTACCGCAATAAAAATGGAGCAGATCTGTGAACCTTTTATCCGCCGCAGGGCTGTACGCCATCTTGAAAAAGGACGTGTTGTTATTTTTGGTGCAGGAACCGGTAATCCTTATTTTACCACAGATTCGGCCGCTGCATTAAGGGCCATTGAAATAAAGGCTGATGTAGTATTGAAAGGGACACGGGTTGATGGCATTTATACCGCTGATCCGGAAAAAGACCCGGCAGCGACAAAATATTCTGAGATTTCCTTTAAAGAGGTTTATGCAAAAGGCTTAAATGTGATGGATATGACCGCCTTTACCCTTTGCGAGGAAAATGATTTGCCAATTATTGTTTTTGACATGAACAAAACCGGTAATTTCATGAAAATTGCAAATGGAGACGGGATAGGTACATTGGTTAGGAGCTGA
- the rplM gene encoding 50S ribosomal protein L13, translating into MNTLSYKTVSANAKTVNKQWVVVDAEGEILGRLSSKIAMIIRGKNKPEYTPHVDCGDNVIVINADKIKLTGNKFSDKVYISYTGYPGGQRFISPKELMAKHPKRVIEKAVRGMLPKTKLGAKLFTNLFVYTGAEHPHAAQSPKTIKL; encoded by the coding sequence GTGAATACGTTAAGTTACAAAACTGTCTCTGCCAATGCAAAAACTGTTAACAAACAGTGGGTTGTTGTGGATGCTGAAGGCGAGATTTTGGGGCGCTTGTCATCGAAGATCGCTATGATCATTCGCGGAAAAAACAAGCCTGAGTACACCCCACACGTAGACTGCGGTGATAACGTTATTGTTATTAATGCAGACAAGATCAAGTTGACCGGGAATAAATTTTCTGATAAAGTTTATATCTCTTACACTGGTTATCCAGGTGGTCAGCGTTTCATTTCTCCAAAAGAGTTAATGGCGAAACATCCTAAACGTGTTATCGAGAAAGCCGTTCGTGGTATGCTACCTAAAACTAAGCTTGGTGCAAAATTGTTCACCAACCTTTTTGTTTACACAGGTGCTGAGCATCCTCACGCAGCGCAATCACCAAAAACCATTAAACTTTAA
- the rpsB gene encoding 30S ribosomal protein S2: MARTTYQDLLDAGVHFGHLTRKWNPKMAPYIFMERNGIHIIDLNKTLTKTEEAASAIKQIVKSGRKILFVATKKQAKEIVADQAKKVNMPYVTERWLGGMLTNFATVRKSIKKMANIDKMTKDGTYSILSKKERLMIQRERIKLESLLGGIADLNRLPAAIFLIDVKKEHIAVSEALKLNIPTFAMVDTNSDPSNIDFPIPANDDATKSISLITDVIIKAIEEGLDERKREKDEETEKEAVAAKAAADAPEAAAPGARRKKVEAETEEGTGEEG, from the coding sequence ATGGCAAGAACTACATATCAAGACTTATTGGATGCAGGTGTACACTTTGGTCACCTTACCCGTAAATGGAACCCAAAAATGGCGCCTTACATTTTCATGGAGCGCAATGGTATCCACATTATAGATTTAAATAAAACTTTAACTAAAACTGAAGAAGCTGCTTCAGCGATCAAACAGATTGTAAAATCTGGTCGTAAGATCCTTTTCGTAGCTACCAAGAAACAAGCTAAAGAAATCGTTGCTGATCAGGCAAAAAAAGTAAATATGCCTTACGTAACCGAGCGTTGGTTAGGTGGTATGTTAACCAACTTTGCTACCGTACGCAAGTCGATCAAAAAGATGGCTAACATCGATAAAATGACTAAAGACGGTACTTATTCGATCCTTTCTAAGAAAGAACGTTTAATGATCCAGCGTGAGCGTATAAAATTGGAAAGCTTATTGGGTGGTATTGCAGATTTAAACCGCTTACCAGCTGCTATCTTTTTAATTGACGTTAAAAAAGAACATATCGCTGTTAGCGAAGCGTTGAAATTGAACATTCCAACTTTTGCAATGGTTGATACCAACTCTGATCCTTCGAACATTGATTTCCCAATCCCTGCGAATGACGATGCTACTAAATCTATTTCTTTAATTACTGATGTAATCATCAAAGCAATTGAAGAAGGTTTAGATGAGCGCAAACGCGAAAAAGACGAAGAAACTGAAAAAGAAGCCGTAGCTGCTAAAGCTGCTGCTGATGCTCCTGAAGCTGCTGCTCCTGGTGCAAGAAGGAAAAAAGTTGAAGCTGAAACCGAAGAAGGTACAGGCGAAGAAGGTTAA